The Mycobacterium sp. EPa45 genomic interval GCCCTGCGCTCTTCGTCTGTGGAAGTGCTCATCGCCGCACGTCCGAATGCTTGCAGATGGGAACCCGCGGCAGTCGTGTCACAGACGCAACCAAGCCGGAACGGGATCCGATGTCATCGATCGATGATAGTGGGGTTCAACGCCGTCGAACCGAGCCTTGGATTGATAGGCAGTCACACGTAGGGCGCCGGATCAACTATTTTTATCTCCGACGACCTTCGCGAAGCTCTGTGCCGCCGCGCTCAGTGCCTCAGGTTGCGAATGCACGTACGTTGCCATCGTGAACGCCTTTGAAGCGTGACCCAGCCACGCAGAGATCAGCGCTATGGGGACGTCCTGGAGGTGCATCAACGTCCCGCAGGTATGGCGCGCATCGTGGAAGCGGATATGCCTGACGCCGGCGGCCTTCAGCATTCGGGCCCATCGCGACGTGAGCGCATGCGGACTCAGCGCCTCGCCGAGTTCGTTGACGACTACGAAGCCGCTCGGTTGGTACTCCTCGCCGAGGGCGAGGCGGTCCGTCGCCTGGATCGCGCGAGCCGACCGCAGGGTCGCTGCCAAATGGTCAGGGATGGGTAAGGTGCGTCGCCCAGCGCGCGACTTCGGCGTGTCCTCGATGAGGTTCTTGCCGAAGCGCAATCGCGTCGTCGCGATCTGCAAAGTCCGAGCATCCAAATCGACGTCACCCCAACGCAAGCCGGCCACCTCACCGCGGCGGAGTCCGGTAAGTGCCAGCTGCCACGCGATCGCATACCTGTCACCGTCGATGTGGTCGAGTACTTGTTGCAGTTCGGCCGACGTGAAAGTTTCCGGCGGCTTGGGGTCGGCGGGAATGCGGTCAACGAGTTCTGCCACGTTGCGCACGACTTGGCCCTGGCGCATCTGGTCCTTCAACACGGCGGTGAGCAGTCCCAGCATGTAATTGATCGATCGCGGCGACCAAGGCTTGCGGACCTTTCCAGTAGGCGAGGGCAGGCCGCCCGCGCGCAGCGTAGTGACGAGATCGTCGATGTCTCGCTTAGTTAGCTTCTGTACTTCGATATCGCCCAGTTCAGCGATAGCTGCTGCAAGGTTGACGCGATGCCCGTGAAGCGTCGACGGCTTGAGCCCATGCTTGGCGGCCAGCCAATCCTCGCACGCCTCACCCAGCGTGACCTTGGTGGGATGAACGTAGGTCCCTCGGGAGACCTCACCGCGCACTGCGTCCAGGGCCGCTCGCGCCTCTTTCTCGGTGGGGAAGCGCTTGCGCAGCTGTTTGCGCTTCCCGTCGACCAACCCGACGTCAACGGTCAACTGGTATCGCACGACGGCTCGGCCGCCGTCACGCTGCGTAAGCTCCACGCGCTTGATTTGCGGTGGCAACTGCCGTCGCTCGGCCATGGCAGTCTCCTAGCGTGCAGTAGTCTCGAATCTCACGATGCCGCTTCTTCGGTGTGCGCGGAGATGAATCGTTCGATCTCTTTCCACGCCACCCGCCGGGAAGAGCCGATCTGGACCCAGGCAAGTTGGCCCGCATCGAAGAGGCGATAGACGGACGAGCGCGAGATTCTCAGCGCATCGGCTGCCTCAAGCACGGTAAGCAGCCGGCGGGTGCCAGGAGCGGTGCCGTCAGGCCACAGTGAGTCGGTCATTGTCGCCTCGAGTGTGTATGGGAATCATGCGGTCTCCTCGCGTGTAGTCGGTTTCCACCAGTGTAATTCCGCGGTCTGACGCTTCATGCACTACTTCTTGGCTACTAGCAGGCCGCCGGTGTCCGGCTATGCGGTTGTCCCGGTGAAGAATCCGTGGTTTCGGACGAGCAGTTCACAAACGAAAATGATGCGCCGCCGCTGCTTCGCGTCGAGCGCGACCAACTTCAAACCATCTACCACATAACAATTCTCATCCCATGTCGTCTCAACCGCCACATTCATCCCACATAATCCATACACGTCTCTATCCAAATCATCTGTCTCTCAACATAACAAGCCCCTATCTCCATCAGGTCCGCCCCAAATTTCTGTTGGCACATTTGCACAACGGTGCGAGAATGGTTGTGGCGCAGCAAGCGTCGAAGCTCTCGTTTGTTAGTGGGCGCGCTGGTGTTAACAATCTCGAAGCTCAAGCGGTGGTCGATCAACTACTACATCGACACCGCCGCAACAGCTTCGCGTGCGAGCGCTGATTTGCGGCGCGCGAATGGTGGACTAGGCGAGTATTACTCCGAGCATGAGACCCGAACTCCGGTGTGGGCGTGCGCGGGCGACGCGCACACGGCTGCACGGTTGGTGGGCTTGAGTGATGTTCAGCGCGCGGGCGGCGAAGCGGACGCGGCGGTGGTGGCGCGTTGGCTGAACGAAGGAGTCGCACCGAACGGTGCGCGGGGGCGCGCGTTAGGGGCTCGCAGTGTGCATGGTTTCGATTTGACGTTCGCCGCCCCGAAGAGTGTGTCGTTGGTGCGGGCGCTCAAGGGTGGTGATGTGGCGCAGAAGGCGTTCGCCGCAGCGCACACTGCCGCGCTGGGGGAGGCGATGGAGTATCTGGCCGATCATGCCGGCTACACCCGCGTCCATAACCCGGTGACGGGGGAGAAGGATCTGGTGCGCCTGCCGGGGTTGGTGGCGGTGGCGTATCAGCATGAGACGTCGCGGTGCGGGGATCCGCATCTGCATACCCATGTGATCGTGCCGAACCGACAGGCTCGCGCCGACGGGCGATTGGTGTCGCTTGATGGGACGTCGCTGTATCACGAGGCCCGCGCCGCCGGGGTGATCTATCAGGCCACCCTGCGGCGTGAACTGCACCAGTCGCTGGGCATCTTGTGGGCTCCGGTTGATCCCGCGACCGGCATGGCGGAGATCGCCGGAATCAGTCGCGGCGACATCCAGGCGTGGTCACGTCGCTCCTCGCAATTGCGGGACTGGGCCGCCCACAACCTCGTATCAGTGGATGGCGCGCCCAGCGCGGCGCAGCTTGCGGCGGCGCAGAAAGCGACGCGCCCGGCCAAACCCGAGGAGTTGGCCTGGAGCCAGTTACAGCAGCAGTGGCGCGCCGATGCTCGGGGTTTGGGGCTGGACCGCGCCGCACTTGAGGAGGCGCGGGCGGCGCGCCGCGCTGCCGCGCCTGCCGCGTTAAATCACTCGCGCCTGGCTGAGGCGGCGGAGAAAATCGACAAGGCGGTGTTCACGCGCGCGGATTTGGTCGAGATCGTCGCCGCGCAACTCCCCGTCGACGGGGAGCAGTCACCGCGCGCCGCGGTGGAGGCCGCGGTCGACGCGCTTGGGATGCGGTTGACCGCGCCACGCGCCGCGCACCAGCGCGAAGGACACGAGCGGTTCACGCTGGCGCGGATCCTGGCCGAAGAAGCCGCGATACTCAATCTGGTCGACGCGCGCGATGACCGCGCCGTGCTGTGGGCGCTCGACGACCGCGACCCGGCCACGGCCGCGCTGTCGGAAGATCAACGCCGCGCGGTGACCAACATCGCCCAGTCACCCTGGCTGGTGCAGGCGCTGTCCGCCCCGGCCGGCGCCGGCAAGACCACCTCATTACGCTCGCTACGCGCGGCCGCCCAACGCTGCTACTCCCATGTATTGGTGCTGGCGCCGACCGGTCAGGCGGTCGACGTCGCCATGCGGGAAGGCGCTGGCCACGAGGGCCACACCCTCGCCCGGGCCCTACACCTGCTGGACCAAGACCAGCTGCGGCTGCGGCCCAACACCCTAGTCGTGGTGGATGAAGCCGGGATGGTCGGCACCGACGACCTGCGCAAGCTGCTGACCGCGACCACCGCCGCACGGGTCAAAACCATTCTGGTCGGCGACGCCCACCAACTGGCCCCGGTCAAAGCCCGCGGCGGTATGTTCGCCCAACTCTGCACCGACCTGCCCTGGACCCAGCACTTATCCGAAGTGTGGCGCATGACCGACCCGCAAGAACGCGAGGCATCGCTCGCGCTGCGCGACGGTGACGCGAACGACGTTCGCCCGGCGGTGGACTGGTATCGCCAACACGATCGGCTGCACAGCGGTGATGCCATCACCATGGCCAGTGATGCGCTCAAGGCATACACCGCCCACACAGCGCTAGGGCGAGATGCACTGCTGGTGTGTGACACCACCGAAATGGTCGACGTCCTCAACATGCGAATCCACCGGGAGCGCATCCACACTGAGGCGCCCACAGTCACGGTGGCCAGAGGGCAGCAGGTGGCGGTCGGCGATGTGATCATCAGTCGCCGCAACGACCCCACCATCTCCTTCCACCACTCAACTCCGAATGCGGAATCGCTCCCGTCGGTGCGCAACGGAAACCGATGGCGAGTCGCCGGGATCGACGCCAAGCGCAATCTCCTGGGCGCCGAACGGCTCGACGACGGAGCCCGTGCCCTCTTCGACCAGAACTACTTCCGCGAGCACGTCAACCTTGGCTACGCCGTTACCGCGCATTCCGCGCAAGGAGTCACCGCGGATACCAGCGTCGCCGTCCTCAGTGAGACCACCACTCGCAGACTGCTCTACGTCGCCATGACCCGCGGACGCCACGCCAACCACGCCTACATCTACGAACGCAGCACCGAAGCAAGCGAATTCAGCCACGGCCAACCCTCGGACACCCACGTCGCTCAACGGGGCAACAGCCACGAAGCGACCGCCCTGCTGCGTCTGATCCTCGCCAACGACGAACCCGCAGTCACCGCCCATGACTACGCCACATCCACTTCCGAGGAAGGATTACCAGACCGCGTCCGCTCTCTGCTCTCCATCCGCACCGCCGCCACTCAACACCGACGAGAGACATACCAAGCCTGGAAAACCGAACGGCAAGAACACGCGCGCCACACTGAAGAAGCCCAGCAACGACACATCGACAGAAGCCAACACCAAAGCAACGACCACGGGCTTGAACTCTGATCCGACAACTTGCCCCAATCAAGTTCGCGGCCAACCGAACTAGGTATTGCAAGACTTGATCCGGTGACGGCTCCGCGCCGGCCATGG includes:
- the mobF gene encoding MobF family relaxase; this translates as MLTISKLKRWSINYYIDTAATASRASADLRRANGGLGEYYSEHETRTPVWACAGDAHTAARLVGLSDVQRAGGEADAAVVARWLNEGVAPNGARGRALGARSVHGFDLTFAAPKSVSLVRALKGGDVAQKAFAAAHTAALGEAMEYLADHAGYTRVHNPVTGEKDLVRLPGLVAVAYQHETSRCGDPHLHTHVIVPNRQARADGRLVSLDGTSLYHEARAAGVIYQATLRRELHQSLGILWAPVDPATGMAEIAGISRGDIQAWSRRSSQLRDWAAHNLVSVDGAPSAAQLAAAQKATRPAKPEELAWSQLQQQWRADARGLGLDRAALEEARAARRAAAPAALNHSRLAEAAEKIDKAVFTRADLVEIVAAQLPVDGEQSPRAAVEAAVDALGMRLTAPRAAHQREGHERFTLARILAEEAAILNLVDARDDRAVLWALDDRDPATAALSEDQRRAVTNIAQSPWLVQALSAPAGAGKTTSLRSLRAAAQRCYSHVLVLAPTGQAVDVAMREGAGHEGHTLARALHLLDQDQLRLRPNTLVVVDEAGMVGTDDLRKLLTATTAARVKTILVGDAHQLAPVKARGGMFAQLCTDLPWTQHLSEVWRMTDPQEREASLALRDGDANDVRPAVDWYRQHDRLHSGDAITMASDALKAYTAHTALGRDALLVCDTTEMVDVLNMRIHRERIHTEAPTVTVARGQQVAVGDVIISRRNDPTISFHHSTPNAESLPSVRNGNRWRVAGIDAKRNLLGAERLDDGARALFDQNYFREHVNLGYAVTAHSAQGVTADTSVAVLSETTTRRLLYVAMTRGRHANHAYIYERSTEASEFSHGQPSDTHVAQRGNSHEATALLRLILANDEPAVTAHDYATSTSEEGLPDRVRSLLSIRTAATQHRRETYQAWKTERQEHARHTEEAQQRHIDRSQHQSNDHGLEL
- a CDS encoding helix-turn-helix domain-containing protein, which gives rise to MTDSLWPDGTAPGTRRLLTVLEAADALRISRSSVYRLFDAGQLAWVQIGSSRRVAWKEIERFISAHTEEAAS
- a CDS encoding tyrosine-type recombinase/integrase, with the protein product MAERRQLPPQIKRVELTQRDGGRAVVRYQLTVDVGLVDGKRKQLRKRFPTEKEARAALDAVRGEVSRGTYVHPTKVTLGEACEDWLAAKHGLKPSTLHGHRVNLAAAIAELGDIEVQKLTKRDIDDLVTTLRAGGLPSPTGKVRKPWSPRSINYMLGLLTAVLKDQMRQGQVVRNVAELVDRIPADPKPPETFTSAELQQVLDHIDGDRYAIAWQLALTGLRRGEVAGLRWGDVDLDARTLQIATTRLRFGKNLIEDTPKSRAGRRTLPIPDHLAATLRSARAIQATDRLALGEEYQPSGFVVVNELGEALSPHALTSRWARMLKAAGVRHIRFHDARHTCGTLMHLQDVPIALISAWLGHASKAFTMATYVHSQPEALSAAAQSFAKVVGDKNS